Genomic segment of Thiomonas sp. FB-Cd:
AGTCGGAGATCGAGATCGGCCCGATGTTCCACCGCTTGCCTGAGCGCATTCGCGCCCATGCCGCCATCTGCTTCATGGCCTTAATGCTGCACCGCGTCATGCGCACGCGACTGCAGGCCAGCGCCACCCGCCTGTCCCCCGAGTGCGCCTTGGACAATCTGCGCCGCATTCAACATCACCAGGTCACGCTCGGTGTCGCGCAACCCGCTGCGGGCCTGTTCACGATCCGCCAGGAGCACACCGACATCTTGTCGGCACTCACCATCAAAAAACCGACACTCAACACTCAACTGACCCTCTTGTAGTGGAGCGATTCCAAATTCACACATGAGAAATCAATCATTTGCGCCGCGAACTGTTGAACCCGGGTAAAGATTCGGTGATGACGTAGGCTGACCGAGTCGCGAGCAGAACGTGCTGGACACAGAAGTTTTTTCGCCGTACCCTGTTTGCTGTGAACGACACAGCCGCAGACCTGGACTCGGCGATCGGGACGGTGCCCGACGCAAGACGGCCGACGCCGAAACCCTATGACCAGGAGTTGGTCACGCTGACCAGGCGCGAGCACATCGAGTTGGTGCAGCGGGCAAGTTCATACCGATCCCTGCATGCGCGAGCCGTGGCGCGCATCGAATTCGTGGAACGTCGGCATCAGGCCGAGAAGGCGCGATTTGCGCAGCGTGAAGCCGAGTTGAAGGCGGCGCTGGAGGCCGCGCAGGCGCAGATCCGCGATCTTCGCCTGCGCGTGTTTGGCGCCAAGACGGAACAGTCGCGCCGGATCAATGCGGTGTGCCAGGTCAGCGCTGGCCCTCCACGGCCGCGGGGCCAGCAACGTGGGCGGCGTGGTCACGGCCGCACGCGCCTGGGCGGATTGCCGGCCAGGGTTGAGGAGGTGACGCTGCAGACGACGTGCCCACGCTGCGGCCTGGGGCTGAGCGCGTTTCCCGGCACGCAGGATGCCGAGATTCTGGAGATCGAGGTCAAGGCGTACCGCCGCATCGTCCGTCGGCACCGCTACCGGCCGCTGTGCTGCTGCGGCGCACTTCCCGGCATCGTGACGGCGCCGCCGCCGGCGCAACTCATCCCACGGGGCAAGCTGGGCGTGTCGGTCTGGGTGGAGGCACTGCTGTCGAAGTTTCTCTATGGGCAGCCCAGCCACAGGCTGCTGCAGGACTGGGACGATCATGGGCTGCACATCGCGCAGGGCACGCTCACCGAGGGCCTGCGCATGCTGTGGCCGTTGCTGGGGCCGGTGGCCGAGGCTGGCCTGGATGAGCTGCGACGTGGCTCGCACTGGCATGCCGACGAGACACGCTGGGAGGTGTTCGAGGAGGAGCCCGGCAAGGTCGGGCATCGCTGGTACCTGTGGGTGTTTCAGTCGGCCACTGCGGTGTGCTTTGTGCTCGATCCTTCACGCTCGGCCTCGGTGCCGGCGGCCGCACTCAACCATGTGGACGAGGGGATTCTCAGTGTCGACCGCTACGCCTCGTACCGCAAGTTCGCCCGGTTGAACCCGGGGGTGAAGCTGTCGATCTGCTGGGCGCACCAGCGGCGCGACTTCCTGCGCGCGGCCAATGATTATCCGGCGCTGTGGGACTGGGCCATGGGATGGGTCGGGCTCATCGGCGAGCTGTACGCCTTGCACGCCCGGCGGCGGCAACAATGGGCGGATGGCGACGCTGCCTTCAAGGACAGCGATGCCGAGACGCGCGCGCTGGTGGCCTCGATGGAGCAGCGCTGCCTGGATGAGTTGGCCGACACGGCACTGGCAGGCGCGGCGCACAAGGTGCTGCGTACCCTGCGCACGTACTGGGCGGGACTGATCCTGTTCCTGGATCATCCCGCCATCGACCTGGACAATAACGCCGCCGAACGCGCGCTGCGGCCCGCGGTGGTCGGGCGCAAGAACTTCTATGGTTCGGGCAGCCAGTGGTCGGGGCAGCTGGCCGCCACGATGATGAGCGTGTTGGGTACGCTCAAGTGCTGGGGGATCAATCCGCGCACCTGGCTGAGCGCGTATCTGCATGCCTGCGCACACGCGGGCGGCTGCATGCCGGCGGACCTCGACCGCTTCCTGCCCTGGCGGATGGATGAGGCCCGGCTGAGCGCGATGCGCGGCGTGGCCTGCGCAACAATCGACAGCTCATGAACAAACGGTACTGCGGGCGCGTGTTCACGCAGGAGGAGCTTGACGCCATCGCCTGGCTGATGGCGCAAAACCCCCAGCTCAAGCGCGCGCCGCTGTCGCGCAGGGTGTGCGAGATGATCGACTGGCGCCGCCCTGATGGACGCCTCAGCGACATGAGTTGCCGCGTGGCGATGCTGCGCATGCAGACTGACGGCTTGATCACGCTGCCACCCTCACAGATGCCTCACCCGCGGCGCCGGGCGCAGTTCGACCCCACACCGGCCACCGATGCGCAAGGTGCGATCGACATGCCCGTGCATGCTCTGGATGCCTTGCGCCTGGAGGTGGTCGCCGGTGTCGGCGCGGCCTCCAGGCTGTGGAACGAATATGTGGCGCGTTACCACTACCTGGGCTACACGCCCATGTCGGGCAGCCAGATCCGTTACAACGTCTACGCTGGCGACCGGCTCGTTGCCTTGCTGAGCTTCGGCGCCAGCGCCTGGAAGCTGGCCGATCGCGAACGATTCATCGGCTGGAATCACGATCAGCGGCAGAACAACCTGCAGCGCGTCGTCAACAACACGCGTTTCCTGATCCTGCCGTGGGTGCAGTCCAAAGGGCTTGCCTCGAAGATCCTGGCCCTCGCCGCGCGTCGCCTGCCCAAAGACTGGCAGCAGCGCTACGGCTACTCGCCCGTGATGCTGGAGACCTTCGTCGAAAGCCCCAGGCACAAAGGCACCTGCTACAAGGCCGCCAACTGGGTCCTCGTGGGCAAAACAACCGGCCGCGGCAAGAAGAGCCTCTCGCACCAACAGGCGCTGCCCATCAAGGACATCTGGCTGTACCCGCTGCGTCCCGACTACGCAGCCATCCTGCGTCGGTAACGGCTGCCGACGTCATCACCGAATCTTTACGAACCCGGGCCTACGACGGCCACACCCTGAGCGAGCAACTGGAGCGGGCCACGATCCTGATGCAGGACAGCAGGTCAAAGCCGGCGACCGCGTTCGTTGACCTGGGCTATCGGGGCGTGGATGCTGGCAACCCGGATGTGCATATCGTGCACCGGGGCAAATCCAAACGCATCAGCAGCAAGGACAGAAATCAACTCAAGCGGCGCCAGGCCATCGAGCCCATCATCGGCCACCTCAAGAGCGATCACCGCATGGACCGTTGTCCCCTCAAGGGTGAGCAGGGCGACCGGTTGCACGCCGTGCTGTGCGCGGCAGGCTACAACATCAAATGGCTGCTGCGCATGATCGCCAGGAAGGGGGTGCCCTTTGTGAGTCGGCTTTATTTGCGCCTGTGTCAGGCTGCGCACTTACGCCCGAACTGGCATCCGATGCTGCGCGAACTCGCCTGCTATGCGCTCAACGGCCCAGCGCTGCGACTGGCCGCCCCTTGAAGATGAATAAATCAGGGCCGACACCTTAAAGTTCACGGATAATTCGTGCCGTGTCTATAGGTAGAGAAGCGGTCTCAACTGGTAGATCGACACCACCCAGATCAAGGCCGATAGCCCGGCGATCTCGGCGAGATCAGCGACCTGCAGGGGTCGCCTTTGCGATGCGAAGGACCACAGCAAAAGCGTGCACCTCAGGATTTCTGCGATCGCTAGAAACATGAGAATTGCCCACAGGGCTCCCTGAACGGAGGTGCCTTCGCTCCCTCGGCCCTTGGCGTACCTACTTTAGGTGACTTGACCCAACGAGGCGCGAATCAAGATTGACAATGTCATAACGTAGGAGGCGGCATCAAGCGCCTGAAGCATCCCCCCGGAGTGCCCGCGCTGATTGCCGTCACCCGCACGCAATGCTCCCGCCGCGGGGACTGGTTTGGCGCGTGCAAAGCTGCGCGGCGCCGCATTGGTCACCGTCACCCAGTCCATTTGAAGTTCCTTCAACCACGCGTTGCGCTGGATGATCGCGCTGCCGGCGCCACGAGCGTTGGGCGTGTGATGCCACTGCAGCGCATCAAGCAGCAACGGAGCGCCCAAAGAATGCAAACGGCCTACCGCGCTCAGCCATAGCTGAGCTTCTTCGATGTCGGTGAAGACGATTGCGTGGTCGTCTGTGTCATGCCTTGCCCAGTGCACGGTCAGCACCCTCTCGACCGCCACCGGCTCCTCACTGTGCCATGCGCGCCAGGCAGCCAGGAATGACTGCGCATCGCGCTCCAACGCCCTGGGCTTAAGCAGTCGATGTTTTCGAGGCCGATCCAGCGCCAGGGCCCCGACGCGGATCGTCCCGTCGACGTAGCCCGATGTCGCCCGCCTCGCAGGGCTCGGGCCGCGCAAGGATGACCAGCGTCGAGTTTGCTCTGCGATGGCCCGACACACGGTCGGTCCGGCAAAGCGAAGGGCCTCGGGCGCTTTCGGATTATTCCGCAACGCGTGGATCAGGCGCAGTGCCTCGACAATGTTGCCCAAGCGCTTGGACGCTGCGTTCTCCGCCGCCACCGCTGACCGGCGGCCAGCCTTCTGGAGTGACTCGACTGGCCACGGACACGACAGCGGGAAACGCTGCGAGAGCTTGGGCACGAGGCGCGCGATCAACACCGACGCGAGCGTTTGAGGTGTAGCGCTGCCTGCGGCGGATTTTAGGCTGTGGCGCAGCACATCAATGCTGGACGGCCTAGTCTTCCCCAGCCAGGCCAGCGTCATTGAGGGGATACGCAGAGCCATGGCTTCCCGGCGTGTTGCATGGCCGAGCAACATGTCCAGAACGTGCACATAGCTGCCGAGCGTGGTTTGGGGTGTGACATGCCCCAGAAGGGCACTGGTCGCCCAAACCAGCGGTCTCAGCGATTGCCCGGCTCCGACAAGAGCGCGGTGACGCAAAGATGCGATGTCTCGACTCAGCCCTTCTGGGTCGAGCAGATGCGATGCCCGCGGGACAGCCGCCTCGATCAAGTCACAAAGCGTGCGGTTCGCGGCGCTGTGCCGGAGGTGATGAAATCGAATCGCGCCTTCTCCGCATATCTGTCGCAACACATCCTGGACCGGACCAAGCAACGACTCTTCGGGCAGGCGTGCCGCCGGATCGCTGGCCTGAGGAAGCAGCAGGACCAGGTCGCGCGCAATGGGCGAGGCTTGCGCCATGCGCTCGCTGGCGTCGGCTTGCGCGTACAGCAGCCCGAGCTCATCCTCGGTACAAAGGCTTTTGAGCTGCAGCACGCGACGGCCGCTATCGCGTTTGAGCGCGCGTCCCGCATGGCTGCGCACGAATAGCAAAGGCTCCACGCGACCCTGAAAGTCGATCAGGCGCAGGCCTCGAATTTCCGTGCGCCGCAGCCCGCATCGGTAGCCGAGGATTGCGGCGACTTCACATTCGCGGGATACAGCCTGCGCTCGCAACTCCTGCATCACATCTTGAAACTCCCGTTCGGTCACAACTTGGGCATCGACAACGCTACCCTCATCCCTGCCGAGGTCAGCCTCGGGATGCTCCCAGCACCGCACGCTGCGCACATGGGCGTCGAGCATAGCCAGCGCGGTGCGGATGTTGCCGCGGCTGCTCTGCGGTGCACACTGAATGATGGCCTCGATCGAATCGTTCCAGATCGATGGATCGTCGGGAAGAGTCGAGCCCAGCACGGCGTC
This window contains:
- a CDS encoding IS66 family transposase; this translates as MNDTAADLDSAIGTVPDARRPTPKPYDQELVTLTRREHIELVQRASSYRSLHARAVARIEFVERRHQAEKARFAQREAELKAALEAAQAQIRDLRLRVFGAKTEQSRRINAVCQVSAGPPRPRGQQRGRRGHGRTRLGGLPARVEEVTLQTTCPRCGLGLSAFPGTQDAEILEIEVKAYRRIVRRHRYRPLCCCGALPGIVTAPPPAQLIPRGKLGVSVWVEALLSKFLYGQPSHRLLQDWDDHGLHIAQGTLTEGLRMLWPLLGPVAEAGLDELRRGSHWHADETRWEVFEEEPGKVGHRWYLWVFQSATAVCFVLDPSRSASVPAAALNHVDEGILSVDRYASYRKFARLNPGVKLSICWAHQRRDFLRAANDYPALWDWAMGWVGLIGELYALHARRRQQWADGDAAFKDSDAETRALVASMEQRCLDELADTALAGAAHKVLRTLRTYWAGLILFLDHPAIDLDNNAAERALRPAVVGRKNFYGSGSQWSGQLAATMMSVLGTLKCWGINPRTWLSAYLHACAHAGGCMPADLDRFLPWRMDEARLSAMRGVACATIDSS
- a CDS encoding Druantia anti-phage system protein DruA, encoding MNKRYCGRVFTQEELDAIAWLMAQNPQLKRAPLSRRVCEMIDWRRPDGRLSDMSCRVAMLRMQTDGLITLPPSQMPHPRRRAQFDPTPATDAQGAIDMPVHALDALRLEVVAGVGAASRLWNEYVARYHYLGYTPMSGSQIRYNVYAGDRLVALLSFGASAWKLADRERFIGWNHDQRQNNLQRVVNNTRFLILPWVQSKGLASKILALAARRLPKDWQQRYGYSPVMLETFVESPRHKGTCYKAANWVLVGKTTGRGKKSLSHQQALPIKDIWLYPLRPDYAAILRR